GTGAAGCGCATTTTGTCGCCCGCGCGCTCGATGAGCGACATCGTTTGCGGCGCGCCGCCGACGTAGGAGCCGTTCCCCACCGTCGGATCGAGAAACGTGCCGAGCGCGGTGTCGTGTTCGATCGACTTCTCGCCCCGCGACTTGGCTTCGAGCAGGAACGTCTCCATCCCCTGCGCCATCGTGTGCAGTTCGATGCGGCCTTCGTCGGCCGCCGTCAGCAACGCCCGTGCGGTTTCCAGGTGGCCCGCGACGAAGCGTGAGAGGAGCCCTGGGGCATTCAGTTCCTCGATGGTGCCCGGTACGCGGCCTCGACCGCCCTGCGCGCCGACGACGATCCACGTCAGGTTCTTCGGGTGCGCGCTGGTCGCGAAGAGTTCCTTGATGGCCCAGAAAAAGATCGAGCAGCGGGCGTTTGCCGCCATGCCCGACGAGAAGATGGTCGCGCCGTCGGGGATCAACTCGGCGGCCCGGCGGGCGGTGATGAATTTGGGGTGGACGATCGGGGGCTTTTCGTCGATGTCGCGGATGTCCCAGGTGGCGCGCCAGCGCGCGATGTGCAGCAACAGTTCGGCTTTTTCCAGCAGATTCATGGCGGTGCCCAAGGAATGAGGATGAGAAATGCGGGCGGGAACGTCCGTCGGTGCGCCCGAGCGGCGCACCGACATGGCTTTAGCGCCGATCGCGTCGATTTTCAAGAAAAATCGACATGAACGTCGAATCGAAAGCTACGCGGACCCGCTTCGGCGCGATCCGCGTCCGTGACGCGAAACCTAGTCGCGCTTGAACTTGGAGTAGTTGGGCGCGCGGTAGCCGACGAGATCCTCGTGACCCGAGTGCTCGATCATGCTGCGGATCCTGATCGGCAGGCCGAACAGCTCGATGAACCCCTCCGCGTCGCGCTGGTCGTACACGTCGGCGTGGCCGAAGGTCGCGAAGTCCTCACGGTAGAGCGAATAGGGGCTCTTGCGCCCTCGCACGAGCACGTTGCCCTTGTAGAGCGTGAGCCGAACGGATCCCGTCACGTTGTGCTGCGTGGACGCGACGAAGGCGTCGAGCGCCTCGCGTAGCGGCGTGAAATACAGACCGTTGTAGACGATCTCCGCGTACTTGGGCGCGAGCGAGTTCTTGAAATGCATCGTCGCCGCGTCGAGCACCAGCGATTCGAGTTCGTGGTGCGCGGCATAGAGGATCGTTCCGCCCGGCGTTTCGTACACGCCGCGGCTTTTCATGCCGACGAGGCGGTTTTCCACGATGTCCACGCGACCGATGCCGTGCTTTCCGCCGAGCTCGTTGAGCCGTTCCAGCAACACGACGGGATTCAATTCCTCGCCGTTCATGCCGACCGGCGAGCCGGAACGGAACTCGATCGTGATCGTCTCGCCTTCGGCGGGTGCGTCAAAAGCGCTCTTTGTGAGCTGGTAGATCTTCTCCGGCGCTTCGCTCCAGGGGTCCTCGAGCTCGCCGCCTTCGCTCGACATGTGCCAGATGTTGCGGTCGTGGCTGTAGATCTTCTCCGCACTCGCGGTGACCGGGATTTTTCGTTCGGCGGCGTAGCGCAGCGCGTCCTCGCGGCTGCGGATATCCCACTCGCGCCACGGCGCGATGATGCGCACGTAGGGGTTGAACGCGCGGAACGTCAGCTCGAAACGCACCTGGTCGTTGCCCTTGCCGGTGCACCCGTGCGAAACGGCGTCCGCGCCTTCTTCTTCGACGATGTCCATCATCCGTTTGGCGATCAGCGGCCGGGCGATCGAGGTGCCGAGCAGATAACGCCGCTCGTACACCGCGCCCGCCTGCATCATCGGGAAGACATATTCGCGTAGAAACTCCTCGCGCAAATCGGCGATGACGATGCGGTCCGCGCCGGTCGCGAGCGCCTTTTCTTCCAGCCCGTCGAGTTCGAGTCCCTGGCCGATGTCCGCGGCGAAGGCCACCACGCGGCAGCCGTAGTTTTCCTTGAGCCACGGGATGATGATGCTCGTGTCCAGACCGCCGGAATACGCCAAAACGCACGTCTTCACCGATTCACTCATCGCTCGCCTTGTCCTTTCGTGAATTCACGCCGGCAAAAAGTCGTGCCAGCACCAGATTTCGAGCCTGTCGGTCGCGGCAGGCCACCATCAGCGTGTCGTCTCCCGCGACCGTTCCCACCACCTCGGGCCAGCCCACGCTGTCGATCCGCACGCCGAGCAACGATGCCTGCCCCGGCGGCAGTTTGACCACGGCGATCGCGTCCGCCGGTTCCGCCGAGAGAATCTCGATCGGCGTTTCCGACAGAAATCCGCGCTCGGTGGGAATCGCATAACGCCCGCCGATTTTGACGAGGCCCAGGTGCGCGATGTCGCGCGAGACGGAGCTTTGCGTCGCCTCGATCCCCGCGCGCTGGAGTAGATCGACGAGTTCCTGCTGGGTCGCCACCGCGCGCTGCGCGATGATGCGGCGAATCGCGTGGCGGCGTCGCTGCGTCGAGTTCATGACGCTGCCCGCGCCGGGGCGAAGTACGACTTCGCGAGTTTCGTGTAAATCTTCGCAGCCTTTCGCACCTGCGCAATCGCGACGTGCTCGTCGGACCGGTGCGAGATGTGTGTATCGCCCGCGCCGATTTTAACCGCGGGAACATCGCCCAGAAACGCCCAATCGCTCGCGCCCGCGCCCACGCTGGTCTCGCCTCCCGTCGCGCGCAGCGCGAGGTCCAGCAGCCGGTGACCGGCGGGGGTGCGTACGGACGGCCAGTCGGTGCCGATCTGGCTGACGCGGCAGTGCTTGCACGCATCCTGAATTCGTCGCTTGATCTCGTCGTGCGTGTAGGTGGGGACGGTTCGCACGTCGAGCATCGCGGTCGCCGAGGGCGGCACGACGTTGTCGGCCACGCCCGCCGCGAGACGCGTCGGCGTGATCCGCACCCCGCCGAGATCGGGATCGACCTTCGGAAATTCCAGTTCGCACACGCGCGCCAGATCGCGTGCCAGCAGCAGGGCCGAGGACGGTTCGCGCCCATGTGCCGCGTGGACCTGTTCGGACATCGCGCGAAGTTCCAGAACCAGCAGCCCGCGCTGCGCGACGCCGACGTTGCACATCGTCGGCTCGCCGACCACCGCGGCGCCGATCGGCCCGAGACGGGGAATGGCCGCGATGGCCGAGGGCACGTCGCCTTCTTCGTTCGACGACAGGTACAGCAGAGCGTGGCCGTGGAATTTCGGATCGGCGGCGAGTTCGGCGAACGCGGCGCACATTGCGGCTGCGGAGCCCTTGGCGTCGGTCGCTCCCCGGCCGTAGAGCTTGCCGCCGCGTACCTGAGCGCCGAAGGGATCGACCGTCCAGCCTTCGCCGGGTGGGACCGTGTCGAGATGCGAGATGAACAGCAGCGCCGGACCGTCGCGACCGATGCGCGCCGTCACACCGTCCGTGCCGTTTTGCGCTCGCACGCCGAAACCGCGAAGCCAGCCCGTCGCGGCGCGCTGCACTTGCCGCGTGTCGCCGGTGATACTAGGGCGACGCACGAGTTCCGCGAGGAGTTCGACCGGGTCGGCGAGGGCCATCGTCAGATTTCCTGTTCGTACTGGTCGCGCTCGGGCCGCCCGACGATCATCGTTCCGCACCCTTCCGGCGTGAACAGTTCGGTGAGCAGGCTGTCCTCGGCGAGACCGTGAATGATGTGCGTGCGCTTGACGCCGTTCGTCGCCGCCCGAACGCAAGCGCGGACCTTGGGTCCCATGCCGCCGTCGATCGCGCCTTGCGCCGTCATCGTCGCGATGTCTTCAGGCGTGGCGAAGGGAACGAGCGTCTTCGGATCGGTCTTGTCGCGCAGTAGGCCGATCGTGTCCGTCAGGTACACGAGCTTCTTCGCCTGAAGCGCGACGGCGATCTCCGACGCCATCGTGTCGGCGTTGACGTTGAGCACGTTGCCCTCGGCGTCGGCCGCGAGGCTCGCCACGACGGGAACGATTTCCGCGTCGCACAAAACACATAGCGACTTGGGGTCGATCTGCTCGGCCCGCACGTCACCCACACAGCCATAATCGACGATGTCGGTGGAGCCGTCATCGAGACGCACCTCCATCGGCGCGCGTCGCGAGGTGACGACCAGATTCGCGTCGAGACCGGAAAGTCCCACGGCCATGACCTTGTTCGCACGCAGGGCGGAGAGCACGTTGAGGTTGAGCAGGCCGCCGTACACCATCTTGACGACCTCGAGGGTCGCCTCGTCGGTGACGCGCCGCCCGGCGATCATTTGCGGTTCCATGCCGAGCCGTCGCTGGTAGTCGCTCGCCTGGGGTCCGCCGCCGTGGACGACGATCACGCGGATCGAAAGCTGCTGCAAAAACGCGATCTGGTGCGCGAACGACGATAGCGCGGCGGCGTCGCCGAGAATGCGCCCGCCGATTTTCACGACGAAGGTTTCTCCGCGATACTTGCGGATGTAGGGCATGGCGGTTTTCAGCGATTCGATCAGCGTGTGCTCGGCCATCTTCGGCGATTCTCCTTCGTCAATCAGTATGGAAACACGCCCGGCGCGTTGAGCCCCGTGGTTTCGGGCAGGCCGAGTGCGATGTTCATGTTGTGCAGCGCCTGTCCCGCCGCGCCTTTCATCAAATTGTCGATCACGCAGGTGACGAGCGTCTCGTCGCCACGTTGTTCCACGGACACGTACGCAAAATTCGTCCCCGCGACGGCGGCGACGTGCGGCGGTTCGTCCATCACGCGCACGAACGGCTCGCCCGAGTATCGATCGCGATACAGCGCTCCAATATCGCGCCCGCTCAGATCGGACGAGGTTACGTGAACCGCGGCGTGGATACCGCGCACGAAGGGACCCGAGTGCGCGATCATCCGCACGCCAAGGTTGCGACCGGCGACCTCGCCGACGAGCCGGTTGATCTCGGCCTCGTGCTGGTGCGCGAGCGGTTTGTAGACGAACACGTTGGACGCGCGAAACGGGTGGTGCGTCGTCGGTTTGGGCGTCTGGCCCGCGCCGCTCGATCCCGTGATCGCGAAAACCGCCGTGCGCTCGGGAAGCAATCCCGTCGCGACGAGCGGAAGAATCGCAAGCTGCGTCGCCGTCGCCATGCAGCCGGGATTCGCGACGCGCGTGGCTGATTTCAGCGCGTCGCGACGCGCCTCGGGCAGGCCGTACACGAAGCTCGTGCACAGGTCGAAACACGGATGCTCGCCGTAGTGCTTTTGATACTCCGCAACGTCGGTGAGCCGAAAGTCCGCTCCAAGATCGACGACGAGTCGCGGGCGGGTTTCGAGAATCGACGGCATCACGCGCGAGCTTTCCCCGTGGCCGAGCGCGAGAAAAACCACGTCGGCTTCCCGCGCGACGACCTCGGGTGCGTCGCCCGTGAACACGCGCTCGCGATCGAAGGCGAAGGCGGGATGCACCTCGCCCCAGCGCTTGCCGGGATGCGTGCGCGAGACGGCGCGGACCTCGCCGACCTCGGGATGCGTCGCGAGGAGACGGAGCAGTTCGCCGCCGACGTAGCCGGCCGCGCCGATGACAGCGACACGAAGGGTCACGCCGCGCCCCGCTTTTCCACGATGCACCGGTGCACGACCTCGACAAGCCCTTCGGCGTCGTGTCGCGCGTTGTGCGCCGGGATGCCCAGATGCGTCGCGATGAAATCGCGGCCCACGCCGCTGTCGGTGACGGGTCCGGCCATGACGGTGATGGGCAAATGGAAGCGCTCCTTGAACAGTTGCCAAGCGCCCCATGCCGCGACCTGATCCGGCGCGCACACGACGAACGCCGTCCCGGCGGCGGCAAGCTCCGCGTCGCCGAGAATGTCGGCCACGCCGTACTCGCCGAGGATCCCGTCGCCGAGTTCCGCGACGATCACGTCCGCACCCTGCGGCGCGAGATGATTGAACAGGCCCTTCGCCACTTCGGTCGCCACCGCGTCGTGCGTGGTCGCCACGCCCGCGTCGTTGAACGTGACCGCGATGAACGCGCCTGCGTCGATCATGCCCAGCGTGTCGCGTCGCAGCGAAACGCCGGTCAGCTTGGTCGCGGCGACGCGCAGCCCGCGCCGCGCGAGGCGGCGGACGATCTCGATCGCCGCCACGGTTTTGCCCGCGTTCATGCTCGTGCCGGCCACGTACACGACCGGGGGGATCGGTCCGAGGCGAGAGGCGCCGGGAATCGCACCCGACCGGATATGCGCGGGCTCGCCGACCCGGTCGCCCGCGTGGGGGATGCTCTGCACCGCGCCGATGACCTCGACGTCGAAGGGCGGGCCGAGCTCGGGCACCGACGCGGTGCACCGCCCGATGATGCCGCCCATGTTGAGCAGTTGCAGCGTGTCGCCCGCGCGAATTTCCGGGGGGACGTCGCCCGCATAACCTTTGAGCGCGCGGCGGCGGCCCAGCACGCCGGCGACCACGTCGCCGAGACGCACGTCGATCAGGCGGCCCGACACATCCTCGATCTGGTTGTACGTGACCTTGTCGGTCAGCACGCGCACGGCGAGCACGTAGCCTTCCTCGGCCACGATTCGCGGGCCGACGAGCACCTCGCGCGCGAGTTTCGCATTGCGCGTCGAACTCGCGATGCGATCGAGTTTCAAGCGGATGATGGTCATGTGCCCGCGGTTCCTCCCAGGCGGTCGCGAAAACCGGGCCGTGAATAATTATGCAACCTATGCACGTTCAAAGAGGGCGGATCATAAGGAGATTTTTCTGCCCGTCAATAGGCGCCTTTCGGTCGGCGAGAGGTTCGATCGGCGCGACGCGCGACGCGCCGCGCCCGACTGGGAGACGTGACGTTCCATACGAATCGAAGAGCCGTCAACCTTGACTTTTCGAGCCCCGCTGTAAACCATCGGCGCTCACAAACAGCGCACCCCCAACGGTATCGAATTTTTTCGAGCACGAGGTGACCCATGCCGCTCAAAGAGATTGAGCGCTTTTCCGTGTCGTATTTGCAGGTGCTCGACGAACACGGAAAACTCGACGCGAAACTCGACCCGAAAATCCCGAAGGACACCCTCGTTCGCCTCTATCACGCGATGGTGATGTCGCGCGAAACCGATCAGCGGATGCTCAAACTCCAGCGGCAGGGGCGAATCGGCACCTTTCCGCCGTCGACCGGGCAGGAAGCGCCGACGAGCGCCGCGGCGGCGGCCATGGGGCCAAAAGACTGGTTTGTGGGATGCTTTCGCGATCTGGGCGCGCGATGGCTGTTCGGAGAATCGATCGCTCGGTTCTTGCTCTACCACGCGGGCTGGGAGGAAGGAAATATCACGCCGGGAGTCGATCGCTGCCTGCCCATGTCGGTGCCGATCGCCTCGCAGATTCCGCACGCCGTCGGCGTCGCCTACGCCATGCAATATCGCGGCGACCGGGCCGCCGTCGTCACGCACTTCGGCGACGGCGCGACGTCGGAGGGCGACTTTCACGAGGCGATGAATTTCGCGGCGGTCTGGAAATCGCCCGTAGTCTTCATCTGCCAAAACAACCAGTGGGCGATCTCGATTCCGCGCTCGGCGCAGACGGCGTCGGCCACCATCGCGCAAAAAGCCATTGCCTATCAGATGCCCGGCATTCAGGTGGACGGCAACGACGCGCTTGCCATGTTCCGCGCGGTGCGCGAGGCGCTGGAGCGCGCATACGCCGGTGAGGGTCCCACGCTGATCGAGGCGGTCACCTACCGCCTGATGATGCACACCACCGCCGACGATCCGAAGAAGTACCGTTCAGAAGAAGAAGTGGCGCGCTGGTGGAAGCGCGATCCCATCCCGCGCCTGCGCAAATACATGGAGTCGCGCCAGGTCTGGACGGAGAAGCAGGAGGACGCGCTGCTCGCTTCGGTGCGCGCCGAGATCGAAGCGGCGGTGAAAGAGTTCGAGGCCATGTCGGGTTTCAAACCCGATCTGCCCTTCGACCACGTCTTCGGTGCGCCGCACGCCGAGATCGAAAAGCAGCGGGCCGAGTTCCTCGCCGTTCTCCCGATGCAGGAGGAACAGGCCCATGGCTAAACTGACGATGGTGCAGGGCATCAACCTCGCGCTGCATCAGGAAATGGAGCGCGACGGCGACGTGCTCGTCATGGGCGAGGACGTGGGAATGGATGAGGGCGTGTTCCGCGTGACGGCGGGACTGCTCGCGAAATACGGTTCGAAGCGCGTCATCGACACGCCGCTTGCCGAGGGCGCGATCATCGGAACGGCGATCGGCATGGCGCTCGCGGGGTTGCGTCCCGTGTGCGAGATGCAGTTCTCGGGTTTCTCGTACCTCATGGTGGCGCAGCTCGAGGGCCACGCGTCGCGCTACCGGCAACGGACGCAGGACCGCTGGACGTGCCCGCTCGTCGTGCGCATGCCGTACGGCGCGGGGGTGCGTGCGCTGGAGCATCACTCCGAGAGCCGCGAGCACCTCTACTCCACCATCCCGGGCGTTAAAGTGATTCTGCCGTCGGGTCCGCGCAACGCCCGCGCGCTGCTCGCCGCCGCGATTCGCGATCCCGACCCGGTCGTCTTCATGGAGCCCAAGCGCTCGTATCGCGCCTTTCGCGAAGAAGTCCCCGACGAGCCGGAGACGATGGAGATCGGCAAGTCGCAACTCGTGGAAGAGGGCGACGACGTCACGGTGGTGACCTGGGGTGCGATGATGCGCCCGACCCTCGAAGGCATCGAGCTGCTGCGCAAGTCGCGCGGGCTCAAAGTCGATCTGATCGACCTGCTCACGATGACGCCGATGGACAGCGACACCATCGTGGCGTCGGTGAAGAAGACCGGGCGGTGCGTCGTCGTGCAGGAAGCGCCGAAGTCGGTGAGCATCTCGTCCGAGATCGTCGCGCGCATCAACGACGAAGCGCTGATGTATCTCGAAGCGCCGGTGAAACGCGTGACGACGTGGGACACGTGCACGCCGTATTTCGGGCGCGAAATGATGTATCTGCCGAGCCCGCCGCGCATCGCGGCGGCCATCGAAGAAACCTTGGCATTCTGACGGGGTATTTCGTGTTCGAGTTCAAATTGCCGGATCTGGGCGAGGGCGTTCACGAGGGCGAGGTGCTGAAGTGGTTCGTGAAACCCGGCGACACCATCGCCGAGGACGCGCCGCTCATCGAGGTCGAGACCGACAAGGCGGCCGTCACGATTCCCTCGCCGCGCGGCGGGCGCGTCGTGTCGATCCACGGCGAGGTCGGCCAGGTCATCCACACCGGCGACGTGATCTGCGTGATCGACGACGCCGGCGCGAAGCCATTCGCGAAAAAGCCCGCCGAGTCGAAGCCGCCCGAGACGGCCAAGGTTGTCGAGCCCGCGAAGGCGGCGACGCCCGCGCCCGTCGCGGCGAAATCCGCCGAGCCCGGTCGCCCCGTTCCCGCCGCGCCCGCGACGCGCAAGCTCGCCCGCGAACTCGGCGTGGATATCCGCCTCGTCGCGCCCTCGGGACCGGCGGGACGCGTGACGTCCGAGGACGTGCGCGCGTTCGCGTCCGGGTCGGTGTCGGCGCGACCGGTCGCAGCGGCCGATGAATCGGTCCCCGCGTTCGTCCCCGGCGCGGCGGCGGTGCCCTTCGTCGTCGTCGAACCGCTGCCCGACTTCTCGGTTTTTGGACCCGTGGAGAAGGAACAACTGCGTTCCGTGCGACGCAAGATCGCCGTGCGCATGGCGACCTCGATGACGATCGTCCCGCACGTCGCGCACATCGACGACGCCGACGTGACCGAGCTCGACGCCGCGCGCCTGCGTCTGCGCGAGACGATGAAGGACAAACCTGAGGGCCGCATCACGCTCCTTTCGTTCGTCGCCAAGGCGGTGATTTCCGCCCTGCGCGCGTTCCCGGGGTTCAACGCGAGCCTTGATCCCGTTCGCCAGGAGATCGTATACAAGCGCTATTACAACCTCGGCATCGCGTGCGATTCGCCCAAGGGCCTCGTGGTGCCCGTCGTGCGCGACGCGGATCGGAAAAGCATCGCCGAGATCGCCGCGTCGATCGCCGACGTCGCCGCGCGCGCCCGCGCCGAAAAACTCGCCGCGCAGGACTTTCAGGGCGGCACCTTCACGATCACCAACATCGGTCCCATCGGCGGGCGACTCGCCACGCCGGTCATCAACTACCCCGAGGTCGCCATCCTCGCCATGTTCCGCGTCGAGGAGCGCCCCGTGGTGCGCGACGGCCAAATCGTGATCCGCAAGATGCTGCCGCTCGTGCTCGGTTTCGACCACCGAGTGGTGGACGGCGCCGACGCCGCGCGCTTCGTCAACCACGTCATCGCGCGCCTGCAGGACCCGATCCGCCTGCTCGTCGAGGCGTGACGGACGCGGCGCAATCCGGCGCGAACGGAATGCGAATTTGCGGAAACCGGATATGCGCGCCGCTGTCCAACGCCCGCGCGTCCTTGACCGCCGCAAAAGGCGGATGATATGACGCGAGTCCCGATTCCGTCATGAGAAACTTCTGGTAACCGGACGGTTTGAGCGCATGAAGATCCCCTCGCGCGGCCGACTCGCCATGGTGCTGTTCGTTGCGGTCATCGCATTTGCGTTCACCGCCGCGCCGGCGTTCGCGCAGCCGGCGGACACGCCGGACGTTCCGACCGAGCCCACGCCCGTGCCGACGGTCTCGCCGTCGAAAGAGGCCACGATCGACGCCGCGAAGGCGGCGGGCATCGTCCCCCTCGCGCCGCCCGCCTCCGCCGATGCGCCGGGCGTCACGCCCGCTCCGCCCGGACCCAAGCTCGACCCGCTTCCCGTCGTGGCGAACGGCAAGATCGACCGCCCGTCCTGCTCCGTCGGCCAGCGCGTGACGTACGAAATCGCCCTGTCCTGGATCTCAGCGCCGGGCCGCGTGGTGCGGGTCGCGCCCTTCGACGCGCCGCAAACCGCCGGGCTCGACGTCATCCAACAGCATCAACGCACCGCCAAATCCATCGTCGGCGACGAGATCCACGCGTCGATCACCACCTTCATCGACTACCGCTGCGCGTCGGCGGGCGAGTTCAAGATCGGTCCCGTCACGGTGGCGTACGACGACGGCAGCGGCCAGAATCTCTCCACCGTCGCCCCGGCGGTGACCGTGAATATCCGGCCCACGCTGCTCGGCCTCGTGCGTTCGAGCGCGTACACCAAATACGGCTTCTTCGCGGCGGGCCTCGCCGTGTTTTGGATCATCGTACTGCTCGTGCGTCGCGCGCGCCGTCGCCGCCGCGCCGAGCCGCAAGCCGCCGAGCCCGCGCCCGAGCACGATGCGTCGTGGGCGTCGCTGGAAAACGAGGCCCGCGAACCGACCGCCGAATTTTACGAGCGGCTGGAAGAACGCCTGTGGACGGATCTCTTCGCGCCCGATCCCGTTCCGTCCGGCAGCGCGGCGGTGCGTTTCGCCGAGCTTTCCGCCGGCGGCGTGTCGCGACCCGTACTGGATCTCGTGCGTGAAGCTCTGACCTACTGCCAACGCGGCCGTCAGCCGAATTCCGGCCTCGGCCAGGGCGACGCGATCGAAGCCCTGCGCGTGACGCAAAACGCGCTTCGTGCGCGCCGTGAATTGGAAACCGAAACTTCGAGGAACTCCGATGCAACTGCCCGCTGACATTCAGGCTCTCACCGAGGACGTCAAACAGGCGTCCGCCACCGTCGACCGGCTCACCGCGGAAGTCTCCAAGGTCATCGTCGGCCAGCGCTACATGGTCGAGCGCGTGCTGATCGGCATCCTGTGCGGCGAGCACATCCTGCTCGAAGGCGTGCCCGGCCTCGCCAAGACCCTCGCGGTCAACACCTTCGCCCGCGCGATCAGCGGCACCTTCGCGCGCGTGCAGTTCACGCCCGATCTGCTGCCCGCGGATCTCGTCGGTACGATGATCTACGATCAGAAATCCGGCGACTTCAAGGCGAAAAAAGGCCCGCTCTTCGCCAACCTCGTCCTCGCCGACGAAATCAACCGCGCCCCCGCCAAGGTGCAGTCGGCGCTGCTCGAAGCCATGCAGGAGCACCAGGTCACCCTCGGCGACACCACCTACAAGCTGCCCGAGCCCTTCCTCGTCTTCGCAACGCAAAACCCCATCGAGCAGCAGGGCACCTATCCGCTGCCCGAGGCGCAGGTCGACCGCTTCATGCTCAAGCTCAAAGTCGGCTACCCGACGCGCAACGAGGAACGCGAGATCATCAGCCGCCACAGCGCGGGCCACGCGCCGACTCCGAACGAAGTCGTCACGCCCGAAGAGATCCTCGCGCTGCGCGAACTGGTGCGTCGCATCTATGTGGACGAGCGCATCACGAGCTACATCCTCGATCTGGTCTTCGCCACGCGCGATCCCAAGTCGATGGGCCTCGATCACCTGGAACCGCTGATCCAGCTCGGCGCGAGCCCGCGCGCGAGCCTCTACCTCACCATCGCGGCGCGCGCGTTCGCGTTCCTCAACCACCGCGCGTTCGTCATCGCCGACGACGTGCACACCATCGCGCCCGACGTGCTGCGCCACCGCATCATCGGCACCTACGAGGCCGAGGCCGAGGGATTGTCGAGTGACGACATCGTGGCCCGCGTGCTGGAAAAGGTGAAAAAGCCCTAAAGGACGAACACCATGCTGCCGCGCGAACTGCTCAAAAAAATCCGGCGCATCGAAATCCTGACGCGCCGCCGCGTGGACGAGACCTTCGCGGGCCAGTACCACT
This genomic window from Deltaproteobacteria bacterium contains:
- a CDS encoding MoxR family ATPase, yielding MQLPADIQALTEDVKQASATVDRLTAEVSKVIVGQRYMVERVLIGILCGEHILLEGVPGLAKTLAVNTFARAISGTFARVQFTPDLLPADLVGTMIYDQKSGDFKAKKGPLFANLVLADEINRAPAKVQSALLEAMQEHQVTLGDTTYKLPEPFLVFATQNPIEQQGTYPLPEAQVDRFMLKLKVGYPTRNEEREIISRHSAGHAPTPNEVVTPEEILALRELVRRIYVDERITSYILDLVFATRDPKSMGLDHLEPLIQLGASPRASLYLTIAARAFAFLNHRAFVIADDVHTIAPDVLRHRIIGTYEAEAEGLSSDDIVARVLEKVKKP